GAGCTCCGCGTCTGCATCTGGCCCGACTACTACGGCATCACCTTCCGCAATCCGCGCAACGGCCAGCTCGGCGGCATCGACATCGACCTGTCCGCCGCCTTGGCCAAGGACCTCGGCGCCCAGCTGCACTATGTCGAATCCTCCTTCGGCACACTGGCGGACGACCTGACCGGCAGCCGCTGCGACATTGCCATGTTCGCCGTCGGCATCACGCCGCAGCGCCGAGAACGCCTGGCCTTCAGCGCTCCCTATCTGCAGAGCGACATCTATGCGGTCACCACCCGCGCCAACCGGGTCGTCAAGCGCTGGGAGGACATCGATCGGCCGGGCGTGGTCGTTGCCGTGCAGGCCGGCACCTTCATGGAACCGGTGATGGCGGACCGCCTGAAGCAGGCCACCCTGCAGGTAGTGCGCCCGCCCGCCACGAGGGAAGCGGAGCTCGAGGCCGGCCGCGTGGACGTCTTCATGACCGACTATCCCTACAGCCGTCGCCTGCTCGACAACGCCGACTGGATGCGCCTGGTGAGCCCGCCCGCACCGTTCCACGTGCTGCCCTATGGGTATGCGGTGCGGCCCGGCGACGCCGCCTGGCTGGCGCGCGTGAACGAGTTCGTGGCCGCCATCCAGCGCGACGGCCGGCTGGAGGCGGCTGCCAGCCGCCACGGGCTCTCCGCCATCGTGGTGCATTGACCCCATGCCGCTGAGCCAGCTCATGTCCAACCGACTGGCGCGCTCGGCCGTGCTGGCCGGCGTGTTGCTGGCCTTGGCCGCCCTGGTCGGCGTGTTGCTGGTGGCCTGGCAGAGCCGGCGGGCAGCCCTCGAATCCGGTGCCGAGCGCACTCGCCTCCTGGCCCGGGTGCTGGAAGATCAGGCCACCCGAACGGTGGATTCCGCCTCTCTGGCGCTGAGCACCGTGGCCGAAACCCTGCAGGCGCAACGCGGCGACGACCCCGGCCGGCTGGCCGCCACGCTCAGTCAGACCGCGGCCGCCCAGCCCTACCTGCGCACGGTCGCGCTGCTGGACGACCAGGGCCGGGTGCTGGCCAGCTCCACGGCGCGCGACGTCGGACGCCAGATCGCGTTCGATCGCTGGGGCCCGGTGCCGCCGATGGGCACGCCAACCCTGATGCTGCTGCAACCGGGACGCGGTCTGTCGGATGGCGCTGCCATCCCTCAGGCCGCCCAGATCCGAGACATCGCCTTCCTCCCCTTGGTGCTGCGATTGAATGTCGGATCGCGACCGTTGATGCTGGTCGCGCTGATCAATCCGGACGCCTTCGCCAACTACCAGCAAAGCACCATCGAGGGCCACGGCCAGGCGGCGCTGTTCAGCTATGCGGGCCAACTGCTGACGGCCACGTCGGGCCTGTCGCTGGCGCCCGGCAGTTGGCACCGCGAGCACCACCTGTTCCGCAACGCCCTGCCCGCCCAGGACCACGGCGACTGGCGCGGCATCGGCTTCACCCCCGGGCCGCAGTTGGTGGCTTACCGCGTCTCGCGCAGTCGGCCGCTGGTCGTGGTCGTCGAGCAATCGGAGCGCGAGGCGCTCGCCGGCTGGCGCGACGGTCTGTGGTGGGATCTGCTGGCTGCCGTGGTGCTGGAAACACTGATCATCAGCGCGACCCTGGTCACGCTGCGCAGCCTGCATGCCCGGGCCCGCGCGCGCCGCAAGCTGGATGAGGCCCACCACCGCATCGCCGCCAGCGAACGTGAAATGGCGGTGGTGCTGCGCAGCGTCCAGGAACTGATCTTCCGCACCGATGCACAAGGCCGACTGAGCTTCGTCAATGCGCGATGGGCCCTGGTCACCACCGCCGCACCGGAGCAGGTCATGGGCCGCACCGTGGCCGAGCTCACCGCCGAGCCCGACCGCGAACGCGTGGCCGCGCTGTTTGCGCCGGGCGAGCGATCCGGCATCCGATCCACTGAAGCCACCTTCCTAACCCCGAATGCCGAGCCGCGCCGCTTCGCGGTGGCGGTCGTCCCGCTCTCGTCCGGCGATCAGGTGACCGGCTATGCGGGGTCCGCCGTGGACGTGACCGAGCGATTCGCCGCCGAGTCCCGGCTGCAGCATCAGCTCGACCTGGTCGCCCTGCTGCTGGAGCTCAGCCCGCAGCCCACCTCGATGGTGGACCGCGAGGGCCGTTATGTCCGCGTCAACCGCGCCTGGGAGCAATTCACCGGGCGCTCACGCCATGACGTCATCGGCCACCAGGTCCAGCCGCCCATGCCGGAAGCGGACGACGCGCCCGAGAGCTCGGACTGGGTGCCGCTGGCCGAGGTCCGCGGCCGCAGCCTGCTGCGCTACGAAACCCAGTTGCGCGACCGCGACCGGGACTGCCGGGATGTGGTGGTCAGCAAGGTCGTCGTCCCGGACGAGCACCGCCAGCCCGCGGGCGTGCTGTTCACCCTGACCGATGTCTCCGAGTTCCGCCGCGCCGAGCGCGCCATCCTGGAGGCCAAGGAAGCCGCGGAAGAAGCGTCCCGGGTGAAGTCTGAATTCATCGCCAACATCAGCCATGAACTGCGCACCCCGCTGCAGTCCATCATCGGTTATTCGGAGCTGGGCATGTCGCGGGGGCAGGCGGTCGCGCCGAAGCTGCATTCGATGTTCGAGGCCATCCACGGCTCCGGCCAGCGCATGCTGACCCTGGTCAACGACCTGCTGGATGTGGCGAAGTTTGAAAGCGCCGTCGGCACCTTCGACATGGAACGCTGCGACCTGAGGGCCCAGGTCACCAGCGTCGTGCGGGAACTGGATCCGCTGCTGCAGGCGCGCGGCCTGCGGGTCGACCTGGATCAGTCGATTGTTCCGCTGATCGTGCGCCTGGACCCGCTGCGTTTCCAGCAGGTGGTGCGCAATGTGCTGGCCAATGCGATCCGGTTCTCTCCCGCGGGCAGCCTCATCGATCTCCGGACCGAGGCCACGCCGCAAGGCGAGGCCCATGTGGCGGTGCTCGATCGCGGCCCCGGCATTCCCGAGCCGGAGCTGGAAACCATCTTCGAGGCCTTCGTGCAGTCCAGCGCCACCAAGGACGGCTCCGGCGGCACGGGGCTGGGCCTGGCCATCAGCCGCAAGATCATGACCATGCTCGATGGCCGCATCCATGCCGGGAACCGACCCGGCGGCGGTGCGGTGTTCCATCTTCACCTGCCGCTGCGGCCCGCCGCCGACAGCGGCTTCGGCCTGCTCTGACCCGTCGCCCTCATGAGCACCCGCCGCCTCGCCACAATTTCAGCAGGCAGCGGCAATTTCGCAAGTTCGGGCCGGCCGCGCCGGCACCGCATGCGCACAGGTGCTGCAGCTCAGGTAGGCTGCATTCACGTCCTCGCGGTCTGTGAGTTTCAGGGAGTCTGTCCATGACCTCCGTCGATCCCTCCGTCGATCCCCGGGTCGATCCCGCCGTCGATCCTCCGGTCGTTCTGTTCGTCGATGACGAGCCTTCCATCCTGAGTTCGCTGAGACGCCTGGTGCGGCCGCAAGGCTATCGGGTGCTGGTGGCCTCCGGGGGCGCCGCCGGCCTGGAGATCCTGACGCAGGAACCGGTGGACGTGGTGGTGTCGGACATGCGCATGCCGGAAATGGACGGCGTGGCCTTCCTGGAGCAGGTGCGCGAGCGATGGCCCTTGATCGGCCGCATCCTGCTCACCGGCTATGCGGACATCCAGTCCACGGTGGATGCCGTCAATCGCGGCCAGATCCAGCGCCACATCGCCAAGCCCTGGGACGATCGCGACCTGCTGATGGCGATCCAGGATGCGCTGTCGCGCCGGCAACTCGAACTCGAAAATCGCGCGCTGATGAGCCTGACCAAGGCCCAGAACGCCGAGCTGCAGACCCTCAACAACGAGCTCTCCCGCCGTGTCCAGGCGCGCACCCAGGAGCTGGAGCAGGTCAACGGCATGCTGGAGAAGTCCTTCCACCAGCTCAAGGACAACTTCCTGCTCTCGATCCAGGTCTTCTCCGGGCTGCTGGAACTGCGCGACGGCGGATTGGCTGGCTATTCGCGACAGGTGGCCGATCTGGCGCGGCGCACCGCCCGGCGCATGGGCCTGGGACCGAGGGTGGAGGAAGACCTCCACATCGCCGGCCTGCTGCATGAGATTGGCAAGATCGGATTCCCGGATGCGATGCTGCACAAGCCGCTGTCGACGATGACGGCCGATGAACAGGCGCAATACCGCCGCCACACCCTGCACGGCGAAGCCGCGCTGCTGCCGCTGGCGCAGTTGCAGCAGGTGGCCCGGCTGGTGCGCAGCCAGCATGAGCGCATCGACGGCAAGGGCTTCCCGGACGGCCTCAACGGCGAGGCCCTCTCCCCCGCCGCACAGATCCTGGGGGCGGTGAGCGACTTCTACGCGGCGCAGACCGGCCGGCTCTCGGAGCAGCGCTACACCGCCGCCCAGGCCCTGTCGCTGGTGCGCGGCGGCGCGGGCGCTCGGTACGAGGCCGCCGTGGTCGAAGCACTCGCTCAGGCGCTGACCGACGAACCCCTGGACGTGCCGCAGGACCGCGCCATCAGCCCCCATGACATCGAGCCGGGCATGGTCCTGGCGCGCGATCTGCTCACCCCGAAGGGCACGCTGCTGCTGGCGGCCGGGCATGTTTTCGATGCGCGGCTGGTGCGGCAGATCCGCGAATTCGCCGGACGGGAGGGACTGCGGCTCTCGCTCTTCATCAAACGCACGCCGACACCCCCGCCGGCACAGCCACCCGCCGAGCGGGCCGCCGCCGCGGCAAGCGGGCCGACATCGACATCGACACCGACACCGACACCGACACCGACACCGCAAGGAGCCTCGCATGGCTGAGCGCATCCTGATCGTCGACGACGAACCCGGCATCCTGCATGCGTTGCAGCGGCTGCTGCACCACGGCCTGACCTCGGCCGACGGTCACCGCTATCTGGTGGATGAATGCAGCGATGGCGCGCAGGCGCTGGAGATGGCGCATCGCCGGGTCTATGCCCTGGCGATCTCCGACTACCGGATGCCGGTGATGAGCGGCGTGGACTTTCTCACCCAGCTGCGCACGCTGCAGCCGGAATGCGGTCGCATCATCGTCTCGGGTTATGCCGACCTGAATGCCCTGGTGCGCGCGGTCAACGACGCCGCCATTGCCCGCTTCATCTCCAAGCCCTGGGCCGACTATGAGCTGCTCAGCGCTGTGCGCGAGGTGCTGCATGTGCGGGGGCTGACCCGCGAGAACCTGCGGCTGGCCGATCTGGTGCGGCAACAGCAGGGCTTGATCAGCGTGCAGGACGCCGAACTGCGGCGACTGGAACAGCTCGAACCCGGCATCACCCAGGTCACCTGGGCCGATGATGGCTCGTTCATCCTGGAAGACCCGGGCGAGGTGAAGCTATGAACGACCGCGCAGATCCCTCCACCACCGCGCTCG
The Roseateles amylovorans genome window above contains:
- a CDS encoding ABC transporter substrate-binding protein; its protein translation is MNTEPTLRLPRAADRLRQWATLALMGAAIGLHALPSAHAARDATTAKAPSPTAASPTLARIKRSGELRVCIWPDYYGITFRNPRNGQLGGIDIDLSAALAKDLGAQLHYVESSFGTLADDLTGSRCDIAMFAVGITPQRRERLAFSAPYLQSDIYAVTTRANRVVKRWEDIDRPGVVVAVQAGTFMEPVMADRLKQATLQVVRPPATREAELEAGRVDVFMTDYPYSRRLLDNADWMRLVSPPAPFHVLPYGYAVRPGDAAWLARVNEFVAAIQRDGRLEAAASRHGLSAIVVH
- a CDS encoding ATP-binding protein translates to MSNRLARSAVLAGVLLALAALVGVLLVAWQSRRAALESGAERTRLLARVLEDQATRTVDSASLALSTVAETLQAQRGDDPGRLAATLSQTAAAQPYLRTVALLDDQGRVLASSTARDVGRQIAFDRWGPVPPMGTPTLMLLQPGRGLSDGAAIPQAAQIRDIAFLPLVLRLNVGSRPLMLVALINPDAFANYQQSTIEGHGQAALFSYAGQLLTATSGLSLAPGSWHREHHLFRNALPAQDHGDWRGIGFTPGPQLVAYRVSRSRPLVVVVEQSEREALAGWRDGLWWDLLAAVVLETLIISATLVTLRSLHARARARRKLDEAHHRIAASEREMAVVLRSVQELIFRTDAQGRLSFVNARWALVTTAAPEQVMGRTVAELTAEPDRERVAALFAPGERSGIRSTEATFLTPNAEPRRFAVAVVPLSSGDQVTGYAGSAVDVTERFAAESRLQHQLDLVALLLELSPQPTSMVDREGRYVRVNRAWEQFTGRSRHDVIGHQVQPPMPEADDAPESSDWVPLAEVRGRSLLRYETQLRDRDRDCRDVVVSKVVVPDEHRQPAGVLFTLTDVSEFRRAERAILEAKEAAEEASRVKSEFIANISHELRTPLQSIIGYSELGMSRGQAVAPKLHSMFEAIHGSGQRMLTLVNDLLDVAKFESAVGTFDMERCDLRAQVTSVVRELDPLLQARGLRVDLDQSIVPLIVRLDPLRFQQVVRNVLANAIRFSPAGSLIDLRTEATPQGEAHVAVLDRGPGIPEPELETIFEAFVQSSATKDGSGGTGLGLAISRKIMTMLDGRIHAGNRPGGGAVFHLHLPLRPAADSGFGLL
- a CDS encoding HD domain-containing phosphohydrolase, with amino-acid sequence MTSVDPSVDPRVDPAVDPPVVLFVDDEPSILSSLRRLVRPQGYRVLVASGGAAGLEILTQEPVDVVVSDMRMPEMDGVAFLEQVRERWPLIGRILLTGYADIQSTVDAVNRGQIQRHIAKPWDDRDLLMAIQDALSRRQLELENRALMSLTKAQNAELQTLNNELSRRVQARTQELEQVNGMLEKSFHQLKDNFLLSIQVFSGLLELRDGGLAGYSRQVADLARRTARRMGLGPRVEEDLHIAGLLHEIGKIGFPDAMLHKPLSTMTADEQAQYRRHTLHGEAALLPLAQLQQVARLVRSQHERIDGKGFPDGLNGEALSPAAQILGAVSDFYAAQTGRLSEQRYTAAQALSLVRGGAGARYEAAVVEALAQALTDEPLDVPQDRAISPHDIEPGMVLARDLLTPKGTLLLAAGHVFDARLVRQIREFAGREGLRLSLFIKRTPTPPPAQPPAERAAAAASGPTSTSTPTPTPTPTPQGASHG
- a CDS encoding response regulator yields the protein MAERILIVDDEPGILHALQRLLHHGLTSADGHRYLVDECSDGAQALEMAHRRVYALAISDYRMPVMSGVDFLTQLRTLQPECGRIIVSGYADLNALVRAVNDAAIARFISKPWADYELLSAVREVLHVRGLTRENLRLADLVRQQQGLISVQDAELRRLEQLEPGITQVTWADDGSFILEDPGEVKL